A single Arachidicoccus sp. BS20 DNA region contains:
- a CDS encoding metal-dependent transcriptional regulator, whose protein sequence is MNTQLSLTEENYLKTIYALSQQEKGKIPNLSIAEMLSINPATVTEMLKKLQDKKLIEYNRIDGASLSATGNKIALKVIRKHRLWETFLVKKLDFSWDEVHEIAEQLEHIQSEKLISELDRFLDFPKYDPHGDPIPDKDGNLPVDTTFPLAESRKPGAFQLIGVANHSPAFLQYLDKIKLEINDTIEVKDIQEFDKSMTVKINQRRQSLMLSNEVTKNLLVSK, encoded by the coding sequence ATGAATACTCAATTATCTCTTACCGAGGAGAATTATCTGAAAACAATTTACGCGCTGTCGCAGCAGGAAAAAGGAAAAATTCCAAACCTTTCCATTGCGGAAATGTTGAGCATCAATCCTGCGACGGTTACGGAAATGCTTAAGAAGCTGCAGGATAAAAAGTTGATTGAATACAATCGTATCGACGGCGCATCGCTTTCTGCAACAGGAAATAAAATTGCTTTAAAAGTTATTAGAAAGCATCGTTTGTGGGAAACTTTTCTGGTAAAAAAATTAGACTTCTCTTGGGACGAAGTTCATGAAATTGCTGAACAACTTGAACACATTCAATCAGAAAAACTGATAAGCGAATTAGACCGATTTCTTGACTTTCCAAAGTATGACCCGCATGGCGACCCGATTCCCGACAAAGACGGAAATCTTCCTGTTGATACAACGTTTCCATTGGCTGAAAGCCGCAAGCCTGGTGCATTTCAGTTGATTGGCGTAGCCAATCATTCGCCTGCGTTTTTGCAATATCTGGATAAAATAAAACTCGAAATCAACGATACGATTGAAGTAAAAGACATTCAGGAGTTTGATAAATCCATGACGGTAAAAATCAATCAGCGCAGGCAATCATTGATGTTGAGCAATGAGGTTACGAAGAATTTATTGGTTAGTAAATAA